Within the Eucalyptus grandis isolate ANBG69807.140 chromosome 1, ASM1654582v1, whole genome shotgun sequence genome, the region GGAACTATATTTTATTGGTAATAATGCACtgacttttacttttttgtactttacgttattatttttattttggtcgtATCCTCACATTATTTGAATGGAACCACGTCGTCGAGTACAACTAGTGTGCCGGTCCAAAATTGACATACGACTTTTCCCCTTCTTTACGGGATTCGAATACCAATCCTTTGACTGTCGTGACATGAATTCCCATGGAGACtaatgattctttttatatCACATATGACAGTAATCGTTATACGATTCGTCtactaataaaattaattacaaTGATGACAAAACATATAGCGGAATAAGATGCTCTATTCGACGATCTTGATTTTCTCaattcataatttattaatatatatttaagagAGACATACAAGGGATATAAATATAGATATAAATAGATCTCCCTTAGAGAGCCAAATAAAAGAATGCTGCAACCTAATTTATGAGAAGAAAGTGAACACTCAGATGCAGAGAACCGTGAAGAGGAAAGGCTACTTTTTACAGGCCAACACAATTTCTTGAGGTTGTTACCCCACCATCCACAACAAGGTTGTGCCCACTAACATACTTGGACTCATCACTTGCAAGATACAAAGCAGCCTCAGCAATGTCCTTAGCCCTCAATGTTGCTCCTTTCAAGTTGGCAAGTCCTCTCACAaactcctccatcttctccacCTCTCCCTCACTGGGCACCCCAAAACTCATGccttcgtcttcctcctccccgTCGCTGCTCCTCCACGCGTTGATGAGCATCGATGTCGCCACGCCGAACGGCGATATGCAGTTGACCCTGATCCCATACCTACCAAGCTCGCACGCCGCGTTCTTGGTGAGCCCCACGATGGCATGCTTCGAAGCCGTGTAGGCATGAGGACCGAGCCCCCCATGACCCCAGCCACACTCGCCGTGGAGATTATGCACCCGCTCCTCCTTGGCGCCATGACACGGGCCGCGTGCTTTATCCCCAGTGCTGAGCCTTTCACGTTAATGCTCATCACGCTTTCGAACTCCCCCACATCGAAATCCATGATGCTCTTGCGCTTCGATTGGTTCCCAAGCAACCCGGCATTGTTGAACATGACGTCGAGGCGTCCATAGCGGGAGACCGTGGAGGTCACCAAGTTCTCGACGTCCTCTTCCGAGCTAACGTCGCAGTGCACATAGGTAACAGAAGGAGATAGCGAATTAGCGAGTGCGGTCCCAAGAAGATCCTCAATATCAGCGATAACGACTTTTGCCCCGTGCCTCGCGAAGAGTCGAACCGTGGCCTCTCCAATCCCTTTAACTCCGCCGGTTACTATAGCTATTTTCCCTTCCAACCTACATAAGAAAAGTACTGCATTCATTATGGTTGAGACTAGTGCAATAGAAAAGTTGCTCTTAGCAATTCTGCATTCAAAAGATGACATGAACAGTATACTACTGTGGTAAGTACATAGCTTGTGAAAAATCAATGCGAGCTAGTGCAATCTTGCCAGAATATTGTATGAAATAATGCATTGATGACCTATTTACCTTCTAGGGCCAGG harbors:
- the LOC104428013 gene encoding LOW QUALITY PROTEIN: short-chain dehydrogenase reductase 2a (The sequence of the model RefSeq protein was modified relative to this genomic sequence to represent the inferred CDS: inserted 1 base in 1 codon); translated protein: MTAHVLPEKVVQEINLMLGNENTTPGPRRLEGKIAIVTGGVKGIGEATVRLFARHGAKVVIADIEDLLGTALANSLSPSVTYVHCDVSSEEDVENLVTSTVSRYGRLDVMFNNAGLLGNQSKRKSIMDFDVGEFESVMSINVKGSALGIKHAARVMAPRRSGCIISTASVAGVMGGXGPHAYTASKHAIVGLTKNAACELGRYGIRVNCISPFGVATSMLINAWRSSDGEEEDEGMSFGVPSEGEVEKMEEFVRGLANLKGATLRAKDIAEAALYLASDESKYVSGHNLVVDGGVTTSRNCVGL